A window of Sulfurimonas sp. C5 contains these coding sequences:
- the gap gene encoding type I glyceraldehyde-3-phosphate dehydrogenase encodes MALKIAINGFGRIGRCVARIAATRDDVEVVAINDMASMDMMLYLLKNDSVHGTFKSEVEQIDDENISIDGHKIRVFSDRDPKNLKFADCGADMVLECTGVFLTQESAQVHIDNGVEKVLFSAPAKDKNTPTFVMGVNEDKYDGQKIVSNASCTTNCLGPVARVLDDAFGIEKGLMTTIHSYTNDQNILDVKHSKDKRRARAGAVNMIPTTTGAAKAISLVLPQLEGKLHGQSVRVPTPDVSMVDLNVVVRKETTKEEVNAVFNAAAAGSHKGLILVDKDMRVSQDFVGCEYSSIVAEDLTQVIGGNMVKVMAWYDNEWGYSMRLLDMAVHISK; translated from the coding sequence ATGGCACTAAAAATAGCAATTAATGGATTTGGTAGAATCGGTCGTTGTGTTGCTAGAATTGCGGCTACAAGAGACGATGTAGAAGTTGTTGCAATCAATGATATGGCAAGCATGGATATGATGTTATATCTTCTAAAAAACGATTCGGTTCACGGAACATTCAAAAGCGAAGTAGAACAAATTGATGATGAAAATATCAGTATAGACGGACATAAAATCAGAGTGTTTTCTGATAGAGATCCTAAGAATTTGAAATTTGCTGATTGTGGTGCAGATATGGTTTTAGAGTGTACAGGTGTTTTCTTGACTCAAGAGAGTGCACAAGTACATATTGATAACGGTGTAGAAAAAGTTCTTTTCTCGGCTCCTGCAAAAGATAAGAATACTCCAACATTCGTAATGGGTGTAAATGAAGATAAATACGATGGGCAAAAAATTGTTTCAAATGCTTCTTGTACTACAAATTGTTTAGGTCCTGTAGCTCGCGTTTTAGATGATGCTTTTGGAATTGAAAAAGGTCTTATGACTACAATTCACTCATATACAAATGATCAAAATATCTTAGATGTAAAACACTCTAAAGATAAACGTCGTGCTCGTGCGGGTGCTGTTAATATGATCCCTACGACAACTGGTGCTGCAAAAGCTATCAGCCTTGTATTACCACAATTAGAAGGAAAACTTCACGGTCAATCTGTTCGTGTACCTACACCGGATGTTTCTATGGTTGACTTAAATGTAGTTGTAAGAAAAGAGACTACAAAAGAGGAAGTAAATGCAGTATTTAATGCAGCAGCTGCAGGAAGTCATAAAGGTCTTATTTTAGTAGACAAAGATATGAGAGTATCTCAAGATTTCGTAGGATGTGAATACAGTTCGATCGTGGCAGAAGATCTAACACAAGTTATCGGTGGTAACATGGTAAAAGTTATGGCTTGGTACGATAACGAGTGGGGTTATTCTATGAGACTTTTAGATATGGCTGTTCATATTTCTAAATAA
- the nadD gene encoding nicotinate (nicotinamide) nucleotide adenylyltransferase, translated as MKNIALFGGSFDPPHIGHIKIVEALRDLDFIDKVVIMPTYLNPFKSKFIADAHLRLKWLKDIFQDYQNIEVSSFEVEQQKKVPTIDTVKYLQQFYKDIYVVIGADNLASLEKWYKYDELVKLVKFIIVTREETHISDDYIQLNVDVPISSTQLRKDCELKFLPPKIADEILKYYKEYNDK; from the coding sequence ATGAAAAATATTGCACTTTTTGGCGGCTCTTTTGATCCTCCCCATATAGGTCACATCAAAATTGTCGAGGCTTTAAGAGATTTAGATTTTATTGATAAAGTCGTCATAATGCCAACTTACCTCAACCCGTTTAAGTCAAAGTTTATAGCTGATGCTCACTTAAGACTTAAATGGTTAAAAGATATATTTCAAGATTATCAAAATATAGAAGTAAGCTCTTTTGAAGTGGAACAGCAAAAAAAAGTTCCAACCATAGACACTGTTAAATATCTTCAACAGTTTTATAAAGATATTTATGTAGTAATTGGTGCGGACAACTTGGCTTCTTTAGAGAAATGGTATAAATATGACGAACTTGTCAAACTGGTAAAATTTATAATTGTTACACGTGAAGAGACTCATATATCGGATGACTATATACAACTTAATGTAGATGTACCGATATCTTCGACACAATTAAGAAAAGATTGTGAACTGAAGTTTCTTCCTCCCAAAATTGCAGATGAAATATTAAAATATTATAAGGAATACAATGACAAATAG
- the rsfS gene encoding ribosome silencing factor, translating into MTNRIEKITSILDQNKAEAIEVFDLLGKDYFVDYAIIASSLGQKHTVALLDHLKKGLKPDEHFNNVDESGDWIVIDLGDILIHIMTPEYRIKYDMESFLADLSHANE; encoded by the coding sequence ATGACAAATAGAATAGAAAAAATCACTTCTATACTTGATCAAAATAAAGCTGAGGCAATCGAAGTTTTTGATTTACTTGGAAAAGATTATTTTGTTGATTATGCGATCATCGCATCATCACTTGGTCAAAAGCATACAGTTGCACTATTAGACCACTTAAAAAAAGGGCTTAAACCCGATGAACATTTCAATAATGTTGATGAAAGTGGAGACTGGATTGTAATTGACTTAGGTGATATCCTCATCCATATTATGACACCAGAATATCGTATTAAATATGATATGGAAAGCTTTTTAGCAGACCTTTCACACGCTAATGAGTAG
- the mltF gene encoding membrane-bound lytic murein transglycosylase MltF: protein MNKLLYIGLSLIFFIFGWISHSAYEPGNRIAKKSLFEKIKERKTLNVVLLNAPSTYYIGPDGPSGFEYDLLAAYAENLGVELNITAAHTVKEAQEYIGKEGIDIVSASLTKTPRREELYNFGPSYFEVQEQVVCYRGMLGSSKFPRDVEDLEGLEIVVGENTSYYETVESLISDGFDINVSVTSEYSTEELLEMVSNHQIDCTIADSNIYSINLKYFPDIAMAFSVSGREQLAWILPQNSPKLEADMYSWLNNYVQTGKMTQLKDHYYSYVLFFDYYNTKMFYKRIKSRLPKYEDYFKSASTRFGIPWALLAAVSYQESHWNPKAKSFTGVRGMMMLTRHTARLLGVKNRLDPKQSIVGGTRHLKQMMKNVHEGVEGEDRLKFALAAYNVGGGHIQDAMTLAKKLGLNQYVWSDLKIVLPLLSQKKYYKSLKFGYARGSEPVKYVESIYNYKSILDKLVDNQEKEAEKTLDENTTH from the coding sequence ATGAATAAATTGCTTTATATAGGTTTATCCCTTATTTTCTTTATTTTCGGATGGATAAGCCATTCAGCATACGAACCGGGAAACCGAATAGCAAAAAAATCTCTTTTTGAAAAAATTAAAGAGAGAAAAACTCTAAATGTAGTACTTTTAAATGCCCCCTCAACATATTATATCGGGCCTGATGGTCCAAGTGGTTTTGAATATGATCTTTTAGCTGCCTATGCAGAAAATTTAGGTGTAGAACTTAACATTACTGCTGCACATACTGTCAAAGAAGCACAGGAATATATTGGAAAAGAAGGTATAGATATCGTATCTGCTTCTTTAACAAAAACACCACGTAGAGAAGAGTTATATAACTTTGGACCATCTTATTTTGAAGTACAAGAACAAGTGGTATGTTACAGAGGGATGCTTGGTAGTTCAAAATTTCCACGAGATGTAGAAGATTTAGAAGGTTTAGAGATTGTTGTAGGGGAAAACACTAGTTATTATGAAACTGTAGAGTCCCTTATAAGCGATGGGTTTGATATTAATGTGAGTGTTACATCTGAATACTCCACTGAAGAGCTTTTAGAAATGGTTTCAAACCATCAGATAGATTGTACGATAGCCGATTCCAATATATATTCTATTAACCTAAAATATTTTCCAGATATTGCTATGGCTTTTTCAGTTAGTGGACGAGAACAGCTTGCTTGGATATTACCACAGAATTCTCCAAAGTTAGAAGCAGATATGTACAGCTGGCTTAATAATTATGTACAAACAGGTAAGATGACACAATTAAAAGATCATTACTACTCTTATGTACTTTTCTTTGACTATTACAATACAAAAATGTTTTATAAACGGATTAAATCAAGACTCCCTAAGTATGAAGATTATTTTAAAAGTGCCTCGACAAGGTTCGGTATTCCATGGGCACTTTTAGCAGCAGTTTCTTATCAAGAATCTCATTGGAACCCAAAAGCAAAAAGTTTTACTGGAGTTAGGGGAATGATGATGTTGACACGTCATACTGCAAGACTTTTAGGTGTTAAAAACAGACTTGATCCAAAGCAGAGTATTGTAGGTGGAACAAGACATCTCAAACAGATGATGAAAAATGTTCACGAAGGTGTTGAAGGGGAAGACAGACTCAAATTCGCTCTTGCTGCGTATAATGTAGGGGGTGGACATATTCAAGATGCAATGACTTTGGCAAAAAAACTTGGATTAAATCAATATGTGTGGAGTGATTTGAAAATTGTTTTACCTCTTTTATCCCAGAAAAAATATTATAAGTCACTCAAATTTGGATATGCTAGAGGAAGTGAACCTGTAAAATATGTTGAGTCAATCTATAACTATAAAAGTATCTTGGATAAGTTGGTAGATAATCAAGAAAAAGAAGCGGAAAAAACGCTAGATGAGAATACTACTCATTAG
- a CDS encoding ArsS family sensor histidine kinase: MIKKNAVLITVLFALSVALVSISAIFWEFYKLNKQQYIDHIFTKYSVIAQIYREHMQRSSSEIMLEANLAVYDLFIIKDKQETKSLLEKAKVLKKEGFKSYDTSLMINKQGLFTKNTVTNLEATMLEYQKRIYFHIASPDSEVFIKDEVLKPYSYINMLYSYSMIFLIIAFSFVLVLQKLRPLIRLRKKIALYGNGDMDISFKTRNIDEIGAVANELENTKEKINTILESRTLFLRNLMHELKTPIAKGTIATQMLQEQKQRDRFTSIFTRLETLVEEFAMIEEVTSLGDATEFKEYRLVDVIDGAIDMAMVERERVGVMIQADVKEKVNYRLYTTAIKNMIDNGIKYSDDGYIKILINDRGELCFESKGECLKHPLQYYIEPFTKENPSKNSFGLGLYLVDSILKVHGKVLAHEYENGINRFIFA, from the coding sequence ATGATCAAGAAAAATGCAGTACTCATAACGGTACTTTTTGCCCTAAGCGTTGCACTGGTTAGTATCAGTGCAATCTTTTGGGAATTTTATAAACTTAATAAACAACAATATATAGATCATATCTTCACAAAATATTCCGTTATTGCTCAAATCTATCGTGAACATATGCAAAGAAGTTCATCAGAAATTATGTTAGAAGCAAACTTGGCAGTTTACGATCTTTTTATTATTAAAGATAAACAAGAGACAAAGTCACTTTTAGAAAAAGCAAAAGTTTTGAAAAAAGAGGGATTTAAAAGTTATGATACTTCTTTAATGATCAATAAACAAGGACTTTTTACAAAAAATACTGTAACCAATCTAGAAGCGACGATGCTTGAGTATCAAAAGCGTATTTATTTCCACATAGCAAGTCCAGATTCGGAAGTATTTATTAAAGACGAGGTGTTAAAACCGTATAGTTATATTAATATGCTTTACTCATATAGTATGATATTTCTTATTATTGCTTTTTCATTTGTATTGGTCTTACAAAAACTTCGACCATTGATCCGACTTCGAAAGAAGATTGCTTTATACGGGAATGGAGATATGGATATCTCATTTAAAACACGAAATATTGATGAGATTGGTGCTGTTGCAAATGAGTTGGAAAATACTAAAGAGAAGATCAATACTATTTTGGAATCACGTACACTATTTTTAAGAAACCTGATGCATGAACTTAAAACTCCAATCGCAAAAGGTACTATTGCAACACAGATGTTACAAGAACAAAAACAGCGTGACCGTTTTACGTCTATTTTTACAAGGCTTGAAACTTTGGTTGAAGAGTTTGCCATGATTGAAGAAGTGACAAGTCTCGGTGATGCAACGGAGTTTAAAGAATATCGTTTAGTAGATGTTATTGACGGTGCTATAGATATGGCAATGGTTGAGAGGGAAAGAGTAGGTGTGATGATTCAAGCAGATGTTAAAGAAAAAGTAAATTATCGGCTGTATACAACTGCTATTAAGAATATGATTGATAATGGTATTAAATACTCTGATGATGGATATATTAAAATCTTAATCAATGATAGAGGAGAATTGTGTTTTGAAAGTAAAGGGGAATGCTTGAAACATCCTTTACAATATTATATAGAACCTTTTACAAAAGAGAACCCCTCAAAAAACAGTTTTGGACTTGGTTTATATTTAGTTGATTCTATCCTGAAAGTACATGGAAAAGTTCTTGCCCATGAGTATGAAAACGGGATTAATCGTTTTATATTTGCATAA
- a CDS encoding response regulator transcription factor: MAKHKILMIEDDLELAEILAEYLEQYEFDITVEDDPFKAVSILKLEPFDLVILDLTLPGMDGLEVCEAIRERQDIPIIISSARSDVTDKVKALELGADDYMPKPYDPRELEARIQSVLRRYAAKTEAKAENKSDFKCDKETMTITYKGRNIDLTNAEFGILAYMIQKHGLVVSREDLIHNVNAINEDSSNKSIDVMVGRIRSKLGDKSLIESVRGVGYKLLK; this comes from the coding sequence ATGGCTAAACATAAAATATTAATGATTGAAGATGATTTAGAACTTGCCGAAATTCTAGCAGAATATCTGGAGCAGTATGAGTTTGATATCACGGTAGAAGATGACCCTTTTAAAGCTGTTAGTATTTTAAAGTTAGAGCCTTTTGACTTAGTTATTTTAGATTTAACACTTCCTGGTATGGATGGTCTTGAAGTCTGTGAAGCGATACGCGAACGTCAAGATATCCCTATCATCATTTCTTCGGCTAGAAGTGATGTAACAGATAAAGTAAAAGCATTGGAACTCGGTGCGGATGATTATATGCCAAAACCTTATGACCCTCGTGAACTTGAAGCAAGAATTCAGTCTGTACTTCGCCGTTATGCAGCAAAAACAGAAGCAAAAGCGGAAAATAAAAGTGACTTTAAATGTGACAAAGAGACGATGACAATCACTTATAAAGGAAGAAATATAGATCTGACAAATGCAGAATTTGGTATTCTTGCATATATGATCCAAAAACACGGACTTGTAGTTTCTCGTGAAGATCTGATCCATAACGTAAATGCTATCAATGAAGACAGTTCAAATAAATCAATCGATGTAATGGTCGGGCGTATCAGAAGCAAGCTGGGAGATAAATCTTTAATAGAATCTGTCCGCGGTGTAGGATATAAACTACTCAAATGA
- the feoB gene encoding ferrous iron transport protein B — MNKETLACPVTAKHIKVALVGQPNVGKSMLINSVSNAHLHVGNFSGVTVDKAEVLFDYKGYNFTVVDLPGTYAFTDYTIEERVTHDYLCAEEYDIIINVVDSTNLFKNLQLTSELLTMSKKIVIALNMSDEAEKEGISVNADYMTELMGLPCVKVSAATKMGIETLIEAVVKEYESDKVDPKLVFSVSVEDEISNLVSYFKKHKYQAANSYRNIAINLLKNNKKTYEKLHDNPIWTELQPVLIEASRHIEIHHDTDDVKEAFAEEYASFNRGIVAEVVTQEKREEKKTLTEKIDSVLIHPLFGIPIFLFFMWSLFQLTFEIGAIPMDYIDGFFGWFGDVIGATIPNDSVRSLVVDGIIAGVGAVVLFIPNIVILFIGIALLESTGYMSRVAFLLDGFFHKFGLHGQSFIPLVTGFGCSIPAYMSARVLKNDRDRLLTLFIIGFMSCGARLPVYVLFAGAFFPEDMAGNVLFAIYISGAIMGLIAAKILKLTAFKGVDEPFVMEMPKYRLPSLKLIWHTVLTKTMMYLKKAGTFIAGASMLIWFLSTYPHNDALDVVYEAKIEKAQSEQEIIVLENQLSMEHLENSYLGAIGKFTEPIFAPLGFDWKMNIALQTGLAAKEVVVSTLGVLYALGGDVDETNTSLATLIKNNIPFASAVSFIVVVMIYLPCLAASIVFTREAGSIKYFFYLFAFTSITAYVMAFIAYRITLMITGIS; from the coding sequence ATGAACAAAGAAACTTTAGCCTGTCCTGTTACTGCCAAACATATTAAGGTAGCGCTTGTCGGACAACCTAATGTCGGTAAGAGTATGCTTATTAACTCAGTAAGTAATGCACATTTACATGTAGGGAATTTTTCAGGTGTGACAGTTGATAAAGCAGAAGTGCTGTTTGATTACAAAGGGTACAACTTTACGGTCGTTGATTTACCGGGGACATATGCATTTACCGATTATACAATTGAAGAGAGAGTGACACACGATTACTTATGTGCCGAAGAGTACGATATTATCATTAATGTTGTAGATTCAACCAACCTCTTTAAAAATTTACAGCTCACTTCCGAACTTCTTACTATGAGTAAAAAGATTGTCATTGCTTTAAATATGAGTGATGAAGCGGAAAAAGAGGGTATCAGTGTTAATGCCGATTATATGACGGAGTTAATGGGACTTCCGTGTGTAAAAGTTTCTGCTGCTACAAAAATGGGAATAGAAACACTTATAGAAGCAGTTGTAAAAGAATACGAAAGTGATAAGGTAGATCCAAAACTTGTTTTTTCTGTAAGTGTTGAAGATGAAATTAGTAACTTAGTATCTTATTTTAAAAAGCACAAATATCAAGCAGCAAATTCTTATAGAAATATTGCTATTAATCTACTAAAAAACAATAAAAAAACATATGAGAAACTGCATGATAATCCAATCTGGACAGAATTACAGCCTGTTTTAATTGAAGCTTCAAGACATATAGAGATCCATCATGATACTGATGATGTTAAAGAAGCGTTTGCGGAGGAATATGCATCATTCAACAGAGGTATTGTTGCTGAAGTTGTCACACAGGAAAAACGAGAAGAGAAGAAAACATTAACGGAGAAGATCGATTCTGTATTGATCCATCCTCTTTTTGGTATTCCTATCTTTTTATTTTTTATGTGGAGCTTATTCCAGCTGACGTTTGAGATCGGTGCTATCCCGATGGATTATATCGATGGATTCTTTGGATGGTTCGGTGATGTTATAGGTGCTACAATACCAAACGATAGCGTCCGCTCTCTTGTTGTTGATGGGATTATTGCAGGTGTCGGGGCAGTTGTTCTTTTTATCCCGAATATCGTAATTCTTTTTATCGGTATAGCCCTGTTGGAAAGTACTGGATATATGTCGCGTGTTGCTTTCTTATTAGATGGATTTTTCCATAAATTTGGCTTGCACGGACAAAGTTTTATTCCTCTTGTAACAGGTTTTGGATGCTCAATTCCTGCATATATGAGTGCTAGGGTGTTAAAAAATGATAGAGACAGATTATTGACTCTTTTCATTATAGGTTTTATGTCTTGTGGTGCAAGGTTACCTGTGTACGTACTTTTTGCTGGAGCATTTTTTCCAGAAGATATGGCAGGAAACGTACTGTTTGCGATCTATATTTCAGGAGCAATCATGGGATTAATTGCAGCAAAAATTTTAAAACTTACTGCATTTAAAGGTGTTGATGAACCATTCGTTATGGAGATGCCAAAATACAGACTACCAAGTTTAAAGCTTATTTGGCATACTGTATTAACAAAAACAATGATGTACTTGAAAAAAGCGGGTACTTTTATTGCAGGTGCTTCAATGTTAATTTGGTTCTTATCAACATACCCTCATAATGATGCACTTGATGTAGTTTATGAAGCAAAAATTGAGAAAGCACAAAGTGAACAAGAGATCATAGTTCTTGAAAATCAACTTTCTATGGAACATTTAGAAAACAGTTATCTAGGAGCGATCGGAAAATTTACCGAACCGATTTTTGCACCTCTGGGATTTGACTGGAAAATGAATATTGCATTACAAACCGGACTAGCAGCAAAAGAGGTTGTAGTATCTACATTAGGAGTATTATATGCATTAGGTGGTGACGTAGATGAAACAAATACGTCATTAGCGACATTGATTAAAAATAATATACCGTTTGCTTCTGCAGTTTCATTCATTGTAGTTGTAATGATTTACTTACCGTGTCTGGCTGCTTCAATTGTCTTTACGCGTGAAGCTGGTAGTATTAAATACTTTTTTTACCTCTTTGCATTTACTTCTATCACGGCATATGTCATGGCATTTATAGCGTATAGAATAACTCTGATGATTACAGGTATTAGCTAA
- a CDS encoding FeoA family protein, protein MRLNECSVGKKLKILKLHADETLKHRLISFGIMKHAVIELIGEAPRKKTIEIKVGNMQVALRAQEAKMIEVEEI, encoded by the coding sequence ATGAGATTAAATGAATGTAGTGTCGGCAAAAAATTAAAAATTTTAAAACTTCATGCCGATGAGACACTAAAACATAGACTAATATCTTTTGGAATTATGAAACATGCCGTCATTGAACTTATCGGAGAGGCACCCAGAAAAAAAACGATAGAGATAAAAGTTGGGAATATGCAAGTAGCCCTAAGAGCACAAGAAGCAAAGATGATAGAGGTAGAAGAGATATGA
- a CDS encoding CDP-alcohol phosphatidyltransferase family protein: MKFLFTPSSHFNLANMFTFVNITAGLLATYFITQNNFFIAIILAWIGGAFDIFDGKIARKFQLSNEFGIQLDSFADFLSFVLVPVFLIFQATYSKSFEGIELVLAGAVSIFYVISGLRRLIQFNINSDAGSVEKFFVGVPTPLGAILLWLVYLANTYSFLPSYGVIALMALIGWSLNSKIKVKHL; encoded by the coding sequence ATGAAATTCCTTTTTACTCCTTCATCTCACTTTAACCTCGCCAATATGTTCACTTTTGTCAATATAACAGCCGGTTTACTTGCAACTTATTTCATAACACAAAATAATTTTTTTATAGCAATTATTCTTGCATGGATTGGTGGTGCATTTGATATATTTGACGGGAAAATTGCAAGAAAATTTCAACTCTCTAATGAGTTTGGGATTCAGCTTGACAGTTTTGCAGATTTTTTAAGTTTTGTACTTGTACCTGTATTTTTGATCTTTCAAGCGACATACTCAAAAAGCTTTGAAGGGATAGAGCTTGTTTTAGCAGGTGCAGTGAGTATCTTTTATGTAATCTCCGGTCTTAGACGTTTAATCCAGTTTAACATTAATTCAGATGCAGGTTCTGTTGAGAAGTTTTTTGTTGGGGTACCGACACCGCTTGGAGCGATTCTTCTTTGGTTAGTGTACTTGGCAAATACATATAGTTTTTTACCGAGTTACGGTGTTATTGCCTTAATGGCACTTATCGGCTGGAGTTTAAACTCAAAAATAAAGGTGAAACACCTTTAA
- a CDS encoding DoxX family protein, producing MLQNPDLAKLILRLSLGILILFHGIHKIIHGISGIKAMLEPTIIPTFFAYGVFVGELIAPIFIILGLYARVAAGVLAFNMFVAIYMAYGFSLSISKHGGISWELPLVYFIMSILVVLLGSGKYSVNSK from the coding sequence ATGTTACAAAACCCTGATTTAGCAAAACTAATACTAAGACTTTCACTCGGAATTTTAATTCTGTTTCACGGTATTCATAAGATTATTCATGGAATTTCAGGAATTAAAGCGATGCTAGAACCGACAATCATTCCAACTTTTTTTGCTTATGGAGTGTTTGTAGGAGAATTAATAGCACCTATTTTTATCATTTTAGGTTTATATGCAAGAGTTGCTGCGGGTGTTTTAGCATTCAATATGTTTGTAGCTATTTACATGGCATATGGGTTTTCTCTTTCAATTTCAAAACACGGCGGTATTAGCTGGGAATTACCTCTGGTATATTTTATTATGAGTATTTTAGTCGTTTTATTAGGAAGCGGAAAGTACAGCGTAAACTCAAAATAA